From the genome of Streptomyces sp. NBC_01317, one region includes:
- a CDS encoding 4'-phosphopantetheinyl transferase family protein — MPLPESTDLWIVPLDTDPALHEARLPELGAYERERAHRLGLRKPAARRRYLAAHLAARDIVAGYLTCEPAELTHVRNAWRGKPGYVLGWCPGPAVSLSRSHELALLAVRAPGAEVGVDLEHVRPGVDWSRVLGRPCPDPNDGFRSWTRLEAAVKASGLGLSAAARAQLDHRFWPAADLALPRPYDGYAAAVATDRAGRNNPVRIRLHSTSDFRQLVTLP, encoded by the coding sequence ATGCCCCTGCCCGAATCCACCGATCTCTGGATCGTCCCCCTGGACACGGACCCGGCCCTCCACGAGGCCCGCCTCCCCGAACTCGGCGCGTACGAACGCGAACGCGCCCACCGGCTGGGCCTGCGGAAACCCGCCGCGCGCCGCCGCTACCTAGCCGCCCACCTCGCCGCCAGGGACATCGTGGCCGGCTACCTGACGTGCGAGCCCGCCGAGCTGACCCACGTACGCAACGCCTGGCGCGGCAAGCCCGGTTACGTACTCGGCTGGTGCCCGGGACCCGCCGTCAGCCTCTCCCGCTCGCACGAACTGGCCCTGCTCGCCGTCCGCGCGCCGGGCGCCGAGGTCGGCGTGGACCTGGAACACGTACGCCCCGGGGTCGACTGGTCCCGGGTCCTCGGCCGGCCGTGCCCCGACCCGAACGACGGATTCCGCTCCTGGACCCGGCTGGAGGCGGCCGTCAAGGCATCGGGACTCGGCCTCTCGGCGGCCGCGAGGGCACAACTGGATCACCGTTTCTGGCCCGCGGCGGACCTGGCCCTGCCCCGGCCGTACGACGGATACGCCGCCGCGGTCGCGACGGACCGCGCCGGACGGAACAACCCCGTCCGGATACGCCTCCATTCGACATCAGATTTTCGTCAACTGGTGACACTGCCTTAA
- a CDS encoding sensor histidine kinase — protein sequence MLKIQTQIEETDPSVASARLLADRLALGSDEIICQFRQSLEGVSSPLISTTELWGEAREHARLVIQECAEALRESEQPSAANAALGLSVGLSTRGPLQSVHPADTLRSSGLLFQICLQYLVTAAAGLPPEQSSACLGRAVAALNHSLATCLQVSAAGYDAYLLKKVEESATGHRQRLARDLHDRLGQSLALAYRCLDLHDQAMAEGYGPATRDRHLGRVRGALDEATGYTRGLISDLRTRPGVTGLAEALLEYAEAHQAPGVRVHIEVNGDESWVPAGHAEELFLVLREFLRNSLTHAAPSTVALEVDVAPHRVDCFAHDDGTGFDQTAPPARDGRSGTGLLSMRERVQALGGTLHLTSAPGVGTGMRLSLLLPEPDPATAPDVRG from the coding sequence GTGCTGAAGATACAAACGCAGATCGAGGAGACCGATCCTTCCGTAGCTTCCGCGCGCCTGCTCGCCGACCGGCTCGCGCTCGGCAGCGATGAAATCATCTGCCAATTCAGGCAATCCCTCGAAGGCGTGTCCAGCCCGCTGATCTCCACCACGGAGCTGTGGGGAGAAGCGCGGGAACACGCCAGACTTGTCATCCAGGAGTGCGCGGAGGCGCTGCGGGAGAGCGAGCAGCCCTCCGCCGCCAACGCCGCGCTCGGCCTCTCCGTCGGCCTGAGCACGCGCGGACCGCTCCAGTCGGTCCACCCGGCCGACACCCTGCGGTCGTCGGGACTGCTCTTCCAGATCTGCCTCCAGTACCTGGTGACGGCGGCGGCCGGCCTGCCGCCCGAGCAGTCCTCCGCCTGCCTGGGGCGCGCGGTGGCGGCGCTCAACCACAGCCTGGCCACCTGCTTACAGGTCTCGGCGGCCGGCTACGACGCGTACCTCCTCAAGAAGGTGGAGGAGAGCGCCACGGGCCACCGCCAACGGCTCGCCCGCGACCTGCACGACCGGCTGGGCCAGAGCCTGGCCCTGGCCTACCGCTGCCTGGACCTGCACGACCAGGCCATGGCCGAGGGGTACGGGCCCGCGACCCGCGACCGCCATCTCGGCCGGGTCCGGGGGGCGTTGGACGAGGCGACCGGCTACACACGGGGGCTCATCTCCGACCTGCGGACGCGCCCCGGCGTGACCGGTCTCGCCGAAGCGCTCCTGGAGTACGCCGAGGCGCACCAGGCGCCCGGCGTCCGGGTGCACATCGAGGTGAACGGCGACGAGTCGTGGGTCCCGGCGGGGCACGCCGAGGAGTTGTTCCTGGTGCTGCGGGAGTTCCTGCGCAACTCCCTGACGCACGCGGCCCCCAGCACGGTGGCGCTGGAGGTCGACGTGGCCCCGCACCGCGTGGACTGTTTCGCGCACGACGACGGGACCGGCTTCGACCAGACGGCGCCGCCGGCGCGCGACGGGCGGTCGGGGACGGGCCTGCTGTCGATGCGGGAGCGGGTCCAGGCACTGGGCGGGACGCTGCATCTGACGAGCGCGCCGGGGGTGGGCACGGGGATGCGGCTGTCCCTGCTGCTGCCGGAGCCGGATCCCGCCACCGCGCCGGACGTCCGCGGATGA
- a CDS encoding response regulator transcription factor, translating to MTTYSVVIADDHTLLRDALAELIRGVGGFDVAAAVGDAPGAVAMAAEHRPDVLLMDIEMPGNEDPGRTVRAVQAASPDTKIMVLTMHDDPRLLQSLLPLGIRGYLHKTATHHSLVAALRDACSQDGLTVSLPPRPKSEPQPAPEPAHHTLSPREVEVVTLVAAGLSNRGAATQLGLTEGTIKRHLRNIFAKLGAVSRVDAVNKAVVAGLIPPPSAAPRRLRPPLG from the coding sequence ATGACCACGTACAGCGTCGTCATCGCGGACGACCACACCCTGCTGAGGGACGCGCTGGCCGAACTGATCCGCGGTGTGGGCGGCTTCGACGTGGCGGCGGCGGTCGGCGACGCGCCGGGCGCCGTCGCCATGGCGGCCGAACACCGCCCGGACGTCCTGCTGATGGACATCGAGATGCCGGGGAACGAGGATCCGGGGCGTACGGTACGGGCGGTCCAGGCCGCCTCGCCCGACACCAAGATCATGGTGCTGACCATGCACGACGATCCCCGGCTGCTCCAGAGCCTGCTCCCCCTCGGCATCCGCGGCTACCTGCACAAGACGGCCACGCACCACTCGCTGGTCGCGGCCCTGCGGGACGCGTGCAGCCAGGACGGTCTGACCGTCTCGCTGCCGCCCCGGCCCAAGTCGGAACCGCAGCCGGCGCCAGAGCCCGCCCACCACACGCTCAGCCCGCGTGAGGTGGAGGTCGTCACGCTGGTGGCGGCGGGGCTCAGCAACCGGGGGGCCGCCACCCAACTCGGGCTCACCGAGGGCACGATCAAGCGCCATCTGCGGAACATCTTCGCGAAGCTGGGAGCGGTCTCCCGGGTGGACGCGGTCAACAAGGCCGTCGTCGCCGGGCTGATCCCCCCGCCGTCGGCCGCCCCCCGGCGGCTGCGCCCGCCGCTCGGCTGA
- a CDS encoding Lrp/AsnC family transcriptional regulator, giving the protein MDAVDRQLIQALRENGRASYAELGRLVGLSGPSVTDRINRLEAAGVITGYRATVDSASLGLGVIALIGISLSDAADHEDVARRMRDLQEIEDCWFIAGDDSYMLKVRASDVDGLERTIRRLSGTKGVSRTRTTIVLSTKWENRVGELPEED; this is encoded by the coding sequence ATGGACGCCGTGGACAGGCAGCTCATCCAGGCCCTCAGGGAGAACGGGCGGGCCTCGTACGCCGAGCTAGGGCGCCTCGTCGGACTGTCGGGACCCAGTGTCACCGACCGCATCAACCGGCTCGAAGCGGCGGGTGTCATCACCGGGTACCGCGCCACGGTCGACTCGGCCTCGCTGGGCCTCGGGGTCATCGCGCTGATCGGGATCTCGCTCTCGGACGCCGCCGACCACGAGGACGTGGCCCGGAGGATGCGCGATCTCCAGGAGATCGAGGACTGCTGGTTCATCGCGGGGGACGACTCGTACATGCTCAAGGTACGGGCGAGTGACGTGGACGGCCTGGAGCGGACGATCCGCCGGCTGAGCGGGACGAAGGGCGTCTCCCGGACCCGTACGACGATCGTGCTGTCGACCAAGTGGGAGAACCGGGTGGGAGAACTGCCCGAGGAGGACTGA
- a CDS encoding UbiX family flavin prenyltransferase — MKPGPYPDSRSPRPELRRPWIVGVSGASGTPYAAAVLRGLLDAGESVDLVVSRASRLTLLDETGIAFRDAHWESDLADWLARGADGGPDTFAKSVAEYVADVRHWPAGDLAAGPSSGSYPAKGMLIVPASTASVAGVALGLSKDLLQRAASVTLKERRPLVVAVRETPLGGQTLRHLVALDEAGAVVLPASPAFYAGARHIQDLVDFVAGRVLDAAGVPHRLYRRWEGELGGAQGGT, encoded by the coding sequence GTGAAGCCCGGACCGTACCCAGACTCCCGCAGCCCGCGACCGGAGCTCCGGCGCCCCTGGATCGTCGGGGTCTCCGGCGCGTCGGGGACGCCGTACGCCGCTGCCGTGCTGCGCGGGCTGCTGGACGCGGGCGAGAGTGTGGACCTGGTCGTCAGCAGGGCGTCCCGGCTGACGCTGCTGGACGAGACGGGGATCGCGTTCCGGGACGCGCACTGGGAGAGCGATCTCGCCGACTGGCTGGCGCGCGGCGCGGACGGCGGTCCAGACACCTTCGCGAAGAGCGTGGCGGAGTACGTGGCGGATGTACGCCACTGGCCCGCCGGCGATCTGGCCGCGGGGCCGTCCTCGGGGTCGTACCCCGCCAAGGGCATGCTCATCGTGCCCGCGTCCACGGCGTCCGTGGCCGGGGTGGCGCTCGGCCTGTCGAAGGACCTGCTCCAGCGGGCCGCGAGTGTGACGCTCAAGGAGCGGCGCCCGCTGGTGGTCGCCGTACGGGAGACACCGCTCGGCGGGCAGACGCTCCGGCATCTGGTGGCGCTGGACGAGGCGGGCGCGGTGGTCCTGCCGGCGTCCCCGGCGTTCTACGCGGGCGCGCGGCACATCCAGGACCTGGTGGACTTCGTCGCGGGGCGGGTGCTCGACGCGGCGGGGGTGCCGCATCGGCTGTACCGCCGCTGGGAGGGTGAACTCGGCGGTGCGCAGGGCGGCACCTGA
- a CDS encoding rhomboid family intramembrane serine protease, whose protein sequence is MGAGMTYPRTEGTTPSRTDRVKAAGGVMILWVALLWVLEVVDTASGGALDTYGLSPRSFGELRDVVPMAFLHHGFEHLASNTVPLLVLGFLAALGGIRRFAAVVLTIMVVGGLGVWLTAADHSNTVGASGVVFGLLGYLLVRGFVNRSAVDLVVGLVVLAVYGSVLWGVLPTDPSISWQGHLFGLTGGVLAAFLYRRKQPVRARAAVPLIP, encoded by the coding sequence ATGGGGGCCGGGATGACGTATCCGAGGACCGAGGGCACGACGCCGAGCCGCACCGACCGGGTGAAGGCCGCCGGCGGCGTGATGATCCTCTGGGTGGCGCTGCTCTGGGTGCTCGAAGTGGTGGACACCGCGTCGGGCGGCGCGCTGGACACGTACGGGCTGAGCCCGCGCAGCTTCGGCGAGCTGCGCGACGTCGTCCCGATGGCCTTCCTGCACCACGGCTTCGAACATCTCGCGTCCAACACCGTGCCGCTGCTGGTGCTGGGCTTCCTCGCGGCGCTCGGCGGGATACGCCGCTTCGCCGCCGTGGTCCTGACGATCATGGTGGTGGGTGGCCTCGGCGTGTGGCTGACCGCCGCCGACCACTCGAACACGGTCGGGGCGTCGGGCGTGGTCTTCGGCCTGCTCGGCTATCTGCTGGTGCGCGGGTTTGTGAACCGGAGCGCGGTGGACCTGGTGGTCGGCCTGGTGGTGCTGGCGGTCTACGGCTCGGTGCTGTGGGGCGTCCTGCCGACCGACCCGTCCATCAGCTGGCAGGGCCACCTGTTCGGGCTGACAGGCGGAGTCCTGGCGGCGTTCCTCTACCGGAGGAAGCAGCCTGTACGGGCACGGGCGGCGGTCCCGCTCATACCGTGA
- the mqnP gene encoding menaquinone biosynthesis prenyltransferase MqnP, giving the protein MSAVQGVLGPEPAQPNSRTRAFLRLVMIEHSVFALPFAYIAALTAMTQLDGNIHWLRLLLVTVAMVGLRTFAMACNRIIDREIDARNPRTAGRELVTGAVSVRSAWTGALVALFFFLGAAALLGPLCLALAPVAVVPMVLYPYGKRFTNFPHAILGIAQAMGPIGAWIAITGAWSWDAVILGLAVGIWIGGFDLIFACQDVQADRAHGVLSVPARFGIPAALYGARGAHVVTMGLLVWYALATDAGGFFWTGLVIVAGAFLYEHTIVKPHDLSRLNRAFFQVNGFVGISLFFFALLDLLVRGLTV; this is encoded by the coding sequence ATGAGCGCTGTCCAAGGAGTCCTCGGGCCGGAGCCCGCGCAGCCCAACAGCCGGACACGGGCGTTTCTGCGGCTGGTGATGATCGAACACTCGGTCTTCGCCCTGCCCTTCGCGTACATCGCCGCGCTGACGGCGATGACCCAGCTCGACGGCAACATCCACTGGCTGCGGCTGCTGCTGGTGACGGTCGCCATGGTCGGGCTGCGGACGTTCGCCATGGCGTGCAACCGGATCATCGACCGCGAGATCGACGCCCGTAATCCCAGGACCGCCGGCCGTGAACTGGTCACGGGCGCGGTGTCCGTACGGTCCGCCTGGACCGGGGCGCTCGTCGCCCTCTTCTTCTTCCTGGGCGCGGCGGCGCTGCTGGGGCCGCTGTGCCTGGCGCTCGCTCCCGTCGCGGTCGTCCCGATGGTGCTCTATCCGTACGGGAAGAGGTTCACGAACTTCCCGCACGCGATCCTCGGCATCGCCCAGGCGATGGGCCCGATCGGCGCGTGGATCGCGATCACCGGCGCGTGGTCGTGGGACGCGGTGATCCTGGGGCTGGCCGTCGGCATCTGGATCGGGGGCTTCGACCTGATCTTCGCGTGCCAGGACGTCCAGGCGGACCGCGCGCACGGCGTGCTGTCCGTGCCGGCCCGCTTCGGCATCCCGGCGGCGCTGTACGGCGCGCGCGGCGCGCACGTCGTGACGATGGGGCTCCTGGTCTGGTACGCGCTGGCCACCGACGCGGGCGGGTTCTTCTGGACCGGGCTCGTGATCGTCGCGGGCGCGTTCCTCTACGAGCACACGATCGTGAAGCCGCACGACCTGTCGCGCCTCAACCGCGCGTTTTTCCAGGTCAACGGTTTTGTGGGCATAAGCCTGTTCTTCTTCGCCCTGCTCGACCTGTTGGTGCGCGGCCTCACGGTATGA
- a CDS encoding menaquinone biosynthesis decarboxylase, whose translation MAYDDLRSLLRALEREGDLTRVKAEVDPYLEVGEIVDRVNKAGGPALLFENVKGSSMPLAMNVYGTDRRLLKALGLTSYAEISDKIGGLLKPELPQGFVGVREAFGKLGTMVHVPPKKVKDAPVQEVVLTGDDVDLDQLPALFTWPEDGGSFFNLGLTHTKHPETGVRNLGLYRLQRHDRRTIGMHWQIHKDSRNHYQVAAKRGERLPVAVAFGCPPAVTYASTAPLPGDIDEYLFAGFVQGRRIEMVDCKTVPLQVPAQAEVVIEGWLEPGKTLPEGPFGDHTGFYTPQEPFPALTIDCVTTRKRPLLQSIVVGRPPTEDGPLGRATERFFLPLLKIIVPDIVDYHLPESGGFHNCAIVSIDKKYPKHAQKVMHAIWGAHMMSLTKLIVVVDADCDVHNLHEVSWRALGNTDYARDLTVVEGPVDHLDHSSYQQFWGGKAGIDATRKLPEEGYTRDGGWPEMVESDPETAAKVDRRWREYGLS comes from the coding sequence ATGGCTTATGACGATCTTCGCTCGCTGCTCAGGGCGCTGGAGCGCGAGGGCGACCTCACCCGTGTCAAGGCGGAGGTCGACCCGTACCTGGAGGTCGGGGAGATCGTCGACCGCGTGAACAAGGCCGGTGGCCCCGCCCTGTTGTTCGAGAACGTCAAGGGCTCCTCGATGCCCCTGGCCATGAACGTGTACGGCACGGACCGCCGCCTCCTCAAGGCGCTCGGCCTCACCTCCTACGCCGAGATCAGCGACAAGATCGGCGGGCTGCTCAAGCCGGAGCTGCCGCAGGGCTTCGTCGGCGTACGGGAAGCGTTCGGCAAGCTCGGCACGATGGTCCACGTACCGCCCAAGAAGGTGAAGGACGCGCCCGTCCAGGAAGTGGTCCTCACCGGTGACGACGTGGACCTCGACCAGCTGCCCGCGCTGTTCACCTGGCCGGAGGACGGCGGCTCGTTCTTCAACCTCGGCCTGACGCACACCAAGCACCCCGAGACCGGCGTCCGCAACCTGGGGCTCTACCGCCTCCAGCGCCACGACCGCCGCACCATCGGGATGCACTGGCAGATCCACAAGGACAGCCGCAACCACTACCAGGTCGCCGCCAAGCGCGGCGAACGGCTGCCGGTGGCCGTCGCGTTCGGTTGTCCGCCCGCCGTGACGTACGCCTCCACCGCGCCGCTGCCCGGCGACATCGACGAATACCTGTTCGCGGGCTTCGTCCAGGGCCGGCGGATCGAGATGGTCGACTGCAAGACCGTGCCGCTCCAGGTCCCGGCCCAGGCCGAGGTGGTCATCGAGGGGTGGCTGGAGCCCGGGAAGACCCTGCCGGAGGGCCCGTTCGGCGACCACACCGGCTTCTACACGCCGCAGGAGCCCTTCCCGGCGCTGACCATCGACTGTGTGACGACGCGCAAGCGCCCACTGCTCCAGTCGATCGTGGTCGGCCGGCCTCCTACCGAGGACGGGCCGCTGGGGCGGGCGACCGAGCGGTTCTTCCTGCCGCTGCTGAAGATCATCGTGCCGGACATCGTGGACTACCACCTGCCCGAGTCCGGCGGCTTCCACAACTGCGCGATCGTCTCGATCGACAAGAAGTACCCGAAGCACGCGCAGAAGGTCATGCACGCGATCTGGGGCGCGCACATGATGTCGCTGACCAAACTGATCGTCGTCGTGGACGCGGACTGCGACGTCCACAATCTCCACGAGGTGTCCTGGCGGGCGCTCGGCAACACCGACTACGCGCGCGACCTGACCGTCGTGGAGGGACCGGTCGATCACCTCGACCACTCCTCGTACCAGCAGTTCTGGGGCGGCAAGGCCGGGATCGACGCGACGCGGAAGCTCCCCGAGGAGGGGTACACACGGGACGGGGGCTGGCCGGAGATGGTCGAGTCCGACCCGGAGACGGCGGCGAAGGTCGACCGCCGGTGGAGGGAGTACGGCCTCTCATGA
- a CDS encoding PLD nuclease N-terminal domain-containing protein translates to MLRVLMILVPLGLSVYAFIDCLTTDEKDVRYLPKPVWAILVLLFPLVGSISWLIAGRDRRVTGAAGRRGGWVAPDDNPEFLNSLKDEAKPSGGRPETGGDAADDAEAAAHLEQWEADLRRREEEIERREKGGGATEDTPPKA, encoded by the coding sequence ATGCTTAGGGTGCTGATGATTCTGGTGCCGCTGGGCCTCAGCGTCTACGCCTTCATCGACTGCCTCACGACCGACGAGAAGGACGTCCGCTACCTCCCCAAGCCGGTCTGGGCGATCCTGGTGCTCCTCTTCCCGCTGGTCGGCTCCATCTCCTGGCTGATCGCGGGCCGGGACCGCCGGGTGACGGGAGCGGCGGGGCGGCGCGGCGGCTGGGTCGCGCCGGACGACAACCCGGAATTCCTCAACTCCCTCAAGGACGAGGCGAAGCCGTCCGGGGGCCGTCCTGAGACGGGCGGGGACGCCGCGGACGACGCGGAGGCCGCCGCGCACCTGGAGCAGTGGGAGGCCGACCTGCGGCGGCGCGAGGAGGAGATCGAGCGCCGTGAGAAGGGCGGCGGCGCCACGGAGGACACGCCGCCGAAGGCCTGA
- a CDS encoding nucleoside deaminase, whose amino-acid sequence MLMKPGQAQEWLATAVAEARAGLAEGGIPIGAALYGADGALLGRGHNRRVQDGDPSLHAETAAFRAAGRQRSYRGTTMVTTLSPCWYCSGLVRQFGISRVVIGEARTFHGGHDWLAEHEVEIVLLDDPECVALMRAFVTDRPDLWNEDIGHD is encoded by the coding sequence ATGCTGATGAAGCCGGGACAGGCACAGGAATGGCTGGCGACGGCGGTCGCCGAGGCACGCGCGGGGCTCGCGGAGGGCGGCATCCCGATCGGCGCCGCGCTCTACGGCGCGGACGGGGCGCTGCTGGGCCGGGGGCACAACCGCCGCGTCCAGGACGGTGATCCGTCCCTGCACGCGGAGACGGCCGCTTTCCGCGCGGCGGGGCGGCAGCGCTCGTACCGGGGTACGACGATGGTGACCACGCTCTCGCCGTGCTGGTACTGCTCCGGGCTGGTCCGGCAGTTCGGGATCTCCCGGGTGGTGATCGGCGAGGCGCGGACCTTCCACGGCGGTCACGACTGGCTGGCGGAGCACGAGGTGGAGATCGTCCTGCTGGACGATCCGGAGTGCGTCGCGCTGATGCGGGCCTTCGTCACCGACCGTCCCGACCTCTGGAACGAGGACATCGGCCATGACTGA
- a CDS encoding isopenicillin N synthase family dioxygenase, whose translation MTDPNASPPPADATAAVPTVDLGPWRSGDPGARAALAATVDDALRRAGFLLVTGHGVDPALRARIRAAAREFFLLPAAVKEPYAARVGGRGWLRSGAEANGGAEGTPPPPDLKESYSFASYEPTGDPAVDAEWFLPNRWPDEAPGLRELVETYLTRMRELSDELLGLLAVALGRDEDFFTAHTAHPTWGFNVNWYPGTEVVGEAEPGQFRIGPHTDFGTVTVLDREAGRGGLQVFTDEEGWRDAPHDPDAFTVNIGDLMARWTDGRWCSGRHRVLPPPPDVPSEELMSLVYFYECDPGTAVAGVDSHTYLRARLDAIAVD comes from the coding sequence ATGACTGATCCGAACGCTTCCCCTCCCCCCGCCGACGCCACCGCCGCCGTGCCGACCGTCGATCTGGGGCCGTGGCGCTCCGGTGACCCCGGCGCACGCGCCGCCCTCGCGGCGACCGTGGACGACGCCCTCCGGCGGGCCGGCTTCCTGCTGGTCACGGGCCACGGGGTGGATCCGGCGCTGCGGGCCCGGATCCGGGCGGCGGCGCGGGAGTTCTTCCTGCTGCCCGCCGCCGTGAAGGAGCCGTACGCGGCCCGGGTCGGCGGGCGCGGCTGGCTCCGCTCCGGGGCGGAGGCCAACGGCGGCGCGGAGGGCACACCGCCCCCGCCGGACCTCAAGGAGTCGTACTCCTTCGCCTCGTACGAGCCGACGGGCGACCCGGCCGTGGACGCGGAGTGGTTCCTGCCCAACCGGTGGCCGGACGAGGCCCCGGGGCTCCGGGAGCTGGTGGAGACGTATCTCACGCGGATGCGGGAGCTGTCCGACGAGTTGCTGGGGCTCCTCGCGGTCGCGCTCGGCCGGGACGAGGACTTCTTCACCGCGCACACCGCGCACCCGACCTGGGGCTTCAACGTCAACTGGTACCCGGGCACGGAGGTCGTCGGGGAGGCGGAGCCGGGGCAGTTCCGGATCGGTCCGCACACCGACTTCGGTACGGTCACCGTCCTCGACCGGGAGGCGGGCCGGGGCGGGCTCCAGGTCTTCACGGACGAGGAGGGGTGGCGGGACGCCCCGCACGATCCGGACGCCTTCACCGTCAACATCGGGGACCTGATGGCCCGCTGGACGGACGGCCGCTGGTGCTCGGGCCGCCACCGGGTCCTTCCGCCGCCGCCCGACGTGCCGTCGGAGGAGCTGATGTCGCTGGTCTACTTCTACGAGTGCGACCCGGGGACGGCCGTCGCCGGGGTGGACTCGCACACGTATCTGCGGGCGCGGCTGGACGCGATCGCGGTCGACTGA
- the ccsB gene encoding c-type cytochrome biogenesis protein CcsB produces the protein MSLAAAATNESLAHTSNVLIYSSMAVYMLAFFAHIAEWLFGSRSKVARTASALTGDTGASAAPAVKVKAARGGTTAVLDRPRIVTRSASGSRDLPDGPGAAGDDVQGDLYGRIAVSLTVLAFVVEAAGVVARALSVQRAPWGNMYEFNITFSTVAVAVYLTLLVLRKNIRWLGLPLVTTVLLDLGLAVTVLYTASDQLVPALHSYWLWIHVSTAIFCGAVFYVGAVATLLYLFRERYESKLAAGGKPGAFATSVMERLPASGSLDKFAYRVNAAVFPLWTFTIIAGAIWAGEAWGRYWNWDPKETWSFITWVAYACYLHARATAGWKGRKAAYLALIAFGCWLFNYYGVNIFVTGKHSYAGVD, from the coding sequence GTGAGTCTCGCCGCCGCAGCAACCAACGAGAGCCTGGCGCACACCAGCAACGTGCTGATCTATTCGTCCATGGCCGTCTACATGCTGGCTTTCTTCGCGCACATCGCCGAGTGGCTGTTCGGCAGCAGGAGCAAGGTCGCCAGGACCGCCTCGGCCCTGACCGGTGACACGGGCGCCTCCGCCGCCCCGGCCGTCAAGGTCAAGGCCGCGCGGGGCGGCACCACCGCCGTGCTGGACCGGCCCCGGATCGTCACCCGCTCGGCCTCCGGCTCCCGCGACCTGCCCGACGGCCCCGGCGCGGCCGGCGACGACGTCCAGGGCGACCTGTACGGCCGTATCGCCGTGTCGCTCACCGTCCTCGCCTTCGTGGTCGAGGCGGCCGGTGTGGTCGCCCGCGCCCTCTCCGTACAGCGCGCCCCCTGGGGCAACATGTACGAGTTCAACATCACCTTCTCGACCGTCGCGGTCGCGGTGTACCTCACGCTGCTCGTGCTCAGGAAGAACATCCGCTGGCTCGGACTGCCGCTGGTCACCACGGTCCTCCTGGACCTCGGCCTCGCCGTCACCGTGCTCTACACGGCCAGCGACCAGTTGGTCCCCGCGCTCCACTCGTACTGGCTGTGGATCCACGTCTCGACCGCGATCTTCTGCGGCGCGGTCTTCTACGTCGGCGCGGTCGCCACGCTGCTCTACCTCTTCCGTGAGCGGTACGAGTCGAAGCTCGCCGCGGGCGGCAAGCCCGGCGCCTTCGCCACCTCCGTCATGGAGCGGCTGCCCGCCTCCGGGAGCCTCGACAAGTTCGCCTACCGCGTCAACGCGGCCGTCTTCCCGCTCTGGACGTTCACGATCATCGCGGGCGCGATCTGGGCGGGCGAGGCCTGGGGCCGCTACTGGAACTGGGACCCCAAGGAGACCTGGTCCTTCATCACCTGGGTCGCGTACGCCTGCTACCTGCACGCCCGCGCCACCGCCGGGTGGAAGGGCCGCAAGGCCGCCTACCTGGCGCTGATCGCCTTCGGCTGCTGGCTGTTCAACTACTACGGCGTCAACATCTTCGTCACCGGCAAGCACTCCTACGCCGGGGTCGATTGA